The Ictidomys tridecemlineatus isolate mIctTri1 chromosome 6, mIctTri1.hap1, whole genome shotgun sequence genome includes a region encoding these proteins:
- the Ipo5 gene encoding importin-5: MAAAAAEQQQFYLLLGNLLSPDNVVRKQAEETYENIPGQSKITFLLQAIRNTTAAEEARQMAAVLLRRLLSSAFDEVYPTLPSDVQTAIKSELLMIIQMETQSSMRKKICDIAAELARNLIDEDGNNQWPEGLKFLFDSVSSQNMGLREAALHIFWNFPGIFGNQQQHYLDVIKRMLVQCMQDQEHPSIRTLSARATAAFILANEHNVALFKHFADLLPGFLQAVNDSCYQNDDSVLKSLVEIADTVPKYLRPHLEATLQLSLKLCGDTSLNNMQRQLALEVIVTLSETAAAMLRKHTNIVAQTIPQMLAMMVDLEEDEDWANADELEDDDFDSNAVAGESALDRMACGLGGKLVLPMIKEHIMQMLQNPDWKYRHAGLMALSAIGEGCHQQMEGILNEIVNFVLLFLQDPHPRVRYAACNAVGQMATDFAPGFQKKFHEKVIAALLQTMEDQGNQRVQAHAAAALINFTEDCPKSLLIPYLDNLVKHLHSIMVLKLQELIQKGTKLVLEQVVTSIASVADTAEEKFVPYYDLFMPSLKHIVENAVQKELRLLRGKTIECISLIGLAVGKEKFMQDASDVMQLLLKTQTDFNDMEDDDPQISYMISAWARMCKILGKEFQQYLPVVMGPLMKTASIKPEVALLDTQDMENMSDDDGWEFVNLGDQQSFGIKTAGLEEKSTACQMLVCYAKELKEGFVEYTEQVVKLMVPLLKFYFHDGVRVAAAESMPLLLECARVRGPEYLTQMWHFMCDALIKAIGTEPDSDVLSEIMHSFAKCIEVMGDGCLNNEHFEELGGILKAKLEEHFKNQELRQVKRQDEDYDEQVEESLQDEDDNDVYILTKVSDILHSIFSSYKEKVLPWFEQFLPLIVNLICPHRPWPDRQWGLCIFDDVIEHCSPASFKYAEYFLRPMLQYVCDNSPEVRQAAAYGLGVMAQYGGDNYRPFCTEALPLLVRVIQSADSKTKENVNATENCISAVGKIMKYKPDCVNVEEVLPHWLSWLPLHEDKEEAVQTFNYLCDLIESNHPIVLGPNNTNLPKIFSIIAEGELHEAIKHEDPCAKRLANVVRQVQTSGGLWTECIAQLSPEQQAAIQELLNSA; the protein is encoded by the exons gAAACCTATGAAAATATCCCAGGTCAGTCAAAGATCACGTTCCTCTTACAAGCCATCAGAAATACAACAGCTGCTGAGGAG GCTAGACAAATGGCTGCTGTTCTCCTAAGACGTCTTTTGTCCTCTGCATTTGATGAAGTCTATCCAACTCTTCCATCAGATGTTCAGACTGCCATCAAGAGTGAACTACTGATGATTATTCAGATGGAAACACAGTCTagcatgaggaaaaaaatttgtGACATTGCTGCAGAATTGGCCAGGAATTTAATAG atgAGGATGGCAACAACCAGTGGCCTGAAGGTTTGAAGTTCCTTTTCGATTCAGTAAGCTCTCAAAATATGGGACTGCGGGAAGCTGCCCTTCACATATTCTG GAACTTCCCTGGAATTTTTGGGAACCAGCAGCAGCACTATTTAGACGTCATCAAACGGATGTTAGTTCAGTGTATGCAAGATCAGGAACATCCATCG ATCAGGACATTATCTGCTAGAGCTACTGCTGCATTCATACTTGCAAATGAGCATAATGTTGCTCTGTTCAAACATTTTGCAGATTTGTTACCCGGATTCTTACAG GCTGTAAATGATTCGTGCTACCAGAATGATGATTCAGTCTTAAAGTCTCTTGTTGAGATTGCAGATACTGTTCCAAAGTATTTGCGTCCTCACTTGGAAGCGACTTTACAACTAAGTCTAAAG TTGTGTGGAGATACAAGCCTCAACAACATGCAGCGCCAGCTTGCCCTTGAAGTGATCGTTACACTCTCAGAGACTGCAGCTGCTATGTTAAGAAAACATACTAATATTGTCGCTCAGACAA TTCCTCAGATGTTAGCAATGATGGTTGATCTCGAAGAAGATGAGGACTGGGCAAATGCTGATGAACTAGAAGATGATGATTTTGATAG CAATGCAGTTGCTGGCGAGAGCGCTTTAGACCGGATGGCTTGTGGACTTGGTGGAAAGCTTGTTCTGCCAATGATCAAGGAACACATTATGCAAATGCTTCAAAACC CTGACTGGAAATACCGGCATGCAGGATTGATGGCCTTATCTGCAATTGGCGAAGGGTGCCACCAGCAAATGGAAGGAATTCTAAATGAGATagtaaattttgttttgcttttccttcaaGATCCT CATCCAAGAGTAAGATATGCTGCCTGCAATGCTGTGGGACAGATGGCTACAGATTTTGCACCTGGTTTCCAAAAGAAATTTCATGAAAAG GTGATTGCAGCTTTGCTCCAGACCATGGAAGACCAAGGCAACCAACGGGTACAGGCCCATGCAGCTGCTGCTCTCATAAACTTTACTGAAGACTGTCCCAAGTCTCTACTTATTCCATACTTAGATAATTTAGTGAAACATCTGCACTCTATTATGGTACTTAAACTTCAAGAG ttgatTCAGAAAGGTACCAAGTTAGTTTTGGAACAAGTTGTGACATCCATTGCATCAGTTGCAGATACTGCAGAAGAAAAGTTTGTCCCCTACTATGATTTATTTATGCCATCACTGAAGCACATTGTTGAGAATGCAGTTCAAAAGGAACTCAGACTTTTGAGAGGGAAAACTATTGAATGCATCAGTCTCATTGGCCTGGCTGTTGGGAAGGAAAAG TTCATGCAGGATGCCTCAGATGTGATGCAGCTATTATTGAAGACTCAGACAGATTTCAATGATATGGAAGATGATGATCCTCAG atcTCTTACATGATCTCAGCATGGGCCAGAATGTGCAAAATCCTTGGGAAAGAGTTTCAGCAATACCTTCCCGTGGTTATGGGGCCTTTAATGAAGACAGCTTCAATTAAGCCTGAAGTAGCCCTTTTAGATA CCCAAGACATGGAGAATATGAGTGATGATGATGGTTGGGAATTTGTGAACCTTGGAGATCAGCAAAGTTTTGGTATTAAAACGGCAGGACTGGAAGAAAAATCAACTGCTTGCCAGATGTTG GTTTGCTACGCCAAGGAATTAAAAGAAGGTTTTGTGGAATACACCGAACAGGTTGTCAAGCTGATGGTCCCtttactgaaattttatttccatgaTG GTGTTCGTGTGGCAGCAGCGGAATCCATGCCTCTTCTCCTGGAGTGTGCACGGGTTCGGGGTCCTGAGTACCTCACCCAGATGTGGCATTTCATGTGTGATGCTCTAATCAAGGCCATTGGCACAGAACCAGATTCTGATGTCCTCTCAGAAATAATGCATTCTTTTGCAAAG TGCATTGAAGTAATGGGAGATGGATGCCTAAATAATGAACACTTTGAAGAACTGGGGGGTATACTGAAAGCAAAActtgaagaacattttaaaaatcaagaattgcGGCAAG TTAAAAGACAAGATGAAGACTATGATGAACAGGTTGAAGAGTCACTACAAGATGAG gatGATAATGATGTTTATATTCTGACCAAAGTGTCAGATATTTTACACTCAATATTCAGCAGCTACAAGGAAAAGGTGTTACCATGGTTTGAACAGTTTCTTCCATTAATTGTCAACCTAATT TGTCCACATAGACCATGGCCAGACAGACAATGGGGATTGTGCATCTTTGATGATGTCATAGAACATTGTAGTCCAGCTTCATTTAAGTATGCAGAATATTTCTTAAGGCCAATGCTCCAATATGTATGTGACAACAGCCCAGAAGTCAGGCAAGCAGCAGCATatggcctgggagtcatggcacAGTATGGTGGAGATAACTATCGCCCTTTTTGTACAG AAGCACTACCGCTGCTTGTAAGAGTTATTCAGTCTGCAGATTCTAAGACCAAAGAAAATGTGAACGCTACTGAGAACTGCATCTCAGCTGTAGGGAAAATTATGAAGTACAAGCCTGACTGTGTAAACGTTGAAGAAGTCCTTCCACATTGGTTGTCTTGGCTTCCACTACATGAAGATAAAGAAGAAGCTGTTCAGACTTTTAATTATCTCTGTGACCTGATCGAAAG taATCACCCAATTGTTCTTGGCCCAAATAATACCAATCTGCCCAAAATATTCAGTATAATTGCAGAAGGAGAATTGCATGAGGCCATAAAACATGAAGATCCTTGTGCCAAACGTTTGGCTAATGTAGTTCGCCAAGTACAG ACTTCTGGAGGATTGTGGACTGAATGCATAGCACAGCTCAGTCCCGAGCAGCAGGCAGCCATACAGGAGCTCCTGAACTCTGCTTGA